Genomic DNA from Peribacillus simplex:
AATCGTCCGAAAGGTAATGTCTATGCCTTCGCTGGCACCAGAAGTCACTAGGACTTCATTCGCCGGATCATAGCTAAGCTTGTATTTATCCTTGACATATTTTGAAGCGGCTTCCCTTAATTCCAGATAGCCGGCATTGTGAGTATAAACGGTATAGTCATTATCGATGGCTTGTTTTGCCGCTTCTTTAATATGCATTGGAGTTGGAAAGTCAGGCTGTCCTATCGTTAAGGAAATGGTGCCTTCGATATCAGCCACCATATTGTAGAATTTACGGATTCCTGATATTTGAACGTCTTTTACTAGAGGGTTTATTAAATGTTCCACTATGAATATCCTCCCTTTTCTAACTACATGAATTATGTACTATGTTTGACTCATTCATTCTATTTTATCATTTAGTTTGGATGGGGGAGAAAACTTTTTGAGATTGATGAATTAAAGGTATAATGTATGATAAGAAAATTTTGAGGGTTGATATATTTGATAAGGACTTGTGCAATTACTTCTAATCAAGAAATCAGTTTTGATTTACCGCTTACGGAATTGAATAATCCGGATATCGAGTGGTTCTGGGTGGATTTTTCCAACCCCACAAACAAGGAAATCGAACTTTTATCCAATCATTTTCACTTTCACCCGCTGGCAATTGAAGACTGCCTGGATGATTTTAATCAACGTCCCAAAATGGATTTTTATGACGGCTACCAATTTCTGGTGATACATGCTCTAAGGGAGAAGGTATTTAAAGCAGTGGAATTGGATATGTTTGTTGGTGAAAAATGGATAGTCAGTTTTCATAAGGAAGAGATGCTTGAACTGGAAAAGGTACGGGAAGAAATTGCTGGTAATAAAATGTTGAAGCAAAGTCCCTTTTTCTTGATGCATAGGATAATTGACAGGATCGTCGATGAATTCTTCCCACCTGTTTATAAAATTGAAAGCGAATTGGGTAGCATTGAGGAAAATACTGAAAATGACACGATTAACGAATTGATGGATCAGCTTTTCGATTTACGTACAGATATGTCCAGGCTCCGTCGGACCATATTGCCGATGCGTGATTTATTGTACAGAATGATTTCATCGGAGCGACTGAATTACTTGAAAGATCAGCACCTTTATTTTAATGATGTGTACGATCATCTTCTTAAATTGACTGAAATGCTTGAATCCTATCGAGATTTTTCGTCAGATATCCGTGATAGTTATTTGTCTGTGAACTCTAATAATATGAATTCAACGATGATGACATTGACTGTCATCACTACCATTTTCATGCCGCTGACCTTCATAGTTGGCGTATATGGGATGAATTTTGAATATATGCCGGAATTAAATTGGCATTATGGCTATTTCCTCATTCTTGGAATGATGGGCGGAATTGCCTTGATGATGTTTTTATTCTTTGTTAAAAAAGGTTGGCTCAATCCAAAGAATAGGTCGCGAAAGAGATGACATGAACCAACTGGCCTGCTGCTATTCCAAGTTTCAGTTGAGATATTGTCGAGTAGGCTGGATTTTGTTGCGCGGCGGAAATATCATCTCTGGGGTGATTTTTATGAGTATTTTTTGATAGGAGCGGCGCTGGAAATTGCGGGAAAAACGAATGGTTTATTCGTTGTTGCTTTTCTCTAAATGCGAATAGGGTTTGGAAGGGCTGCAGGACGTTATTTTGCGACCAGCCTATCAGGTCTGCTTAATACCCATATCGGTTATATCATGGAGGGGGATGTCGAAGAGACAGGCCCTTTACGATCGATATGATGGGCGGAATGGCAGTGGTTAAATATGAACTTGGAAAAAGGGGGACTCTGATGGGTCCCTTTTTAGTTTGGCTTCATTAGATAATCACTTCTTGTTCCTTTTTTTGTCTGTGCTCTAAACAAAAGAAATATTTAACCGAATTATTAGGTATGATTTCATTGATAAAACCATGAAATTATTCGTGGGAATTATGAAATGAAAAAGTAAGAGAAGGG
This window encodes:
- the corA gene encoding magnesium/cobalt transporter CorA; this translates as MIRTCAITSNQEISFDLPLTELNNPDIEWFWVDFSNPTNKEIELLSNHFHFHPLAIEDCLDDFNQRPKMDFYDGYQFLVIHALREKVFKAVELDMFVGEKWIVSFHKEEMLELEKVREEIAGNKMLKQSPFFLMHRIIDRIVDEFFPPVYKIESELGSIEENTENDTINELMDQLFDLRTDMSRLRRTILPMRDLLYRMISSERLNYLKDQHLYFNDVYDHLLKLTEMLESYRDFSSDIRDSYLSVNSNNMNSTMMTLTVITTIFMPLTFIVGVYGMNFEYMPELNWHYGYFLILGMMGGIALMMFLFFVKKGWLNPKNRSRKR